GCAGGGGACGCAGCAGAGTCGGCGAGCTGTCAGTAGGCAGCGCCGAGTCTTTTATCCGACTCGTGGCGTCGCACATGGGTACGGAAGCCACACGAGAGCACCCAACGGTGTCCGGCGTGCTGCCCGGAACCAACGCCAGGTTTCAGGGCATGCTACCGCCGATCTCGCAGGGTCCCGTCTTCGCCATTCGTAAACCCGCGAGGTTCGTGCTCAGCTTCGACGACTTCGTTCACGATGAGATTCTCTCCCAACGGGCCGCACAGGCGCTTCGTGACGCCATCGAACGACGCGAAAACCTGCTCATTGCAGGCGCCACCGGGTCAGGAAAGACAACGTTCGCCAACGCCTGCCTGGCCGAGCCGTCCTTCTGTCGTGACCGCGTCGTGCTCATCGAAGACACGCGTGAGCTGCAATGCCCAGCACCTGATCGTGTTGAGCTGGTCGCGTCCACAGCACCCGCAGGCACGTCCATGGAGGAACTGCTCCGCGCTACCCTTCGGCTCTTTCCCGGCCGAATCGTGATCGGGGAGGTTCGCGGATCGGAGGCCCTGACCATGATCAAGGCGTGGGGCACGGGCCATCCCGGCGGCCTGTGCACGATCCACGCGAACGGGCCGCATCACGTACTTGAGCGGTTGGAGGAACTCATCGGCGAGGTCGCCGTCACGGTCCCGCGGCGCACCATCGCCCGGGCCATCGGCCTGATCGTTTTCATCCAGCGGGATGAACACCACCCCGCGGGGCGCCGCGTCACCGGCGTCACCCGCCCATCCCTTGGAACTAACGGCGAATACGAATTCGAAGACCTGGGAATGTAATCGCGCCGTGCCGTACTGGGTTTATATCAGACGAAAGGAGACCAATCTTGCCAACGGACAACACAATGCATCGACGAGTATCAGCCTCGCGGCGACTGAACGCCATCTTCACGGCGGCAATCACTCTGTTGTTCGTCACGGCGCCAGCCCATGCCAACACGAGCGGTGGTGGCAGCGGTCTGCCCTGGGAGAGCGCTCTCCAGAAGCTTGTGGTGAGCTTCACCGGGCCGGTGATGCAGGGCGTGCTCGTCTTGGCCATCGTGGCCCTCGGATTCGCCGTGATGTGGTCCGAAGGCCCGGTCCTGCGCCGCGCGTTCGGCCTGCTTCTCGGCGGGGCCATCGCCGCGGCTGCGGTGAGTATAGCGTTGACGTTGTTCGGAGTATCCGGAGCCACGTTCTGACATGACCGCCGACAAGCATATCGAGGGATACGAACTGCCATTGTACCTGGCCGCTACTCAGCCGCCCCTGTTTTTCGGGTTGCCACGCGAGTTGGGAATCCTGGCACTGGTCATCACGCTTGTGATTATCTTGGGACTTCGCATGTGGTGGCTGGGGATTGTTTCGGGCCTTGCGCTCTATTCTCTCTGCGCCGCGCTGACTCGCCGCGACGCGTATTGGCTGCCCGTGTTCCAAGCCCACTTGAAGCAACCCACGTTCCTCGATTGGTAAGGGTCTTGCAATGTTGAACCTTCGCGAATATCGGCGCCATCCGCAACGACTGTCCGACCATCTGCCGTGGGCGGCGCTCATCAACTCGGGCGTCATGCTCAACAAGGACGGGAGCCTCCAGACCACGATCCGGTTCCGTGGCCCGGACGTGGACAGCGTGACGCCCCACGAGCGCATGGCGTTGCGGGCGCGGATGAACAACGCGCTCCGCCGCCTCGGCTCCGGCTGGTGTGTACACATCGAAGCCGCGCGGCGACGTGCCCAGGACGCCGAACCCGGCTCGTTTCCACATCCGATCGCCCAGCGAATCGAAGACGAACGTCAATCGACACTGGCGGCTTCACCCGGATTCGAGTCGACGCACTTTCTTACCTTCACGTACCTGCCACCGGAAGACCGGGTCCGCCGTGCCACCGATGCTTTGATCACCTCACCCGGCGATCGCCAGGAACAAGGCGACTCGTTCTATCGCCGTCAAGCGGAGTTCTTTGAACGGCAGGTGACGCAGATCCTGAACATCCTGACCACGTTCATGCCCGAGGTCCACCGTCTCGACGACAACGAAACACTGAGCTACCTGCACGATTGTGTTTCAGAGCGTCGCGTGTCCGTGCGGTCTCCGGAGACGCCATCCTACCTCGATGAATTCCTGACCGACTCCGCGCTGACCGGCGGATTGAGTCCAAGTCTTGGCCGGCACTTCCTGAAGACCGTGTCCATCCGCGCTTTCGTGGACAAGACCATCCCGTGCCTGCTCGACGGTCTAAATCACCTGCCCATCGAGTACCGGTGGTGTGCCCGCTACCTGCCCATGAACAAGGACGCCGCCGAACGAGAACTCAAACGGCTCCGCCGCCATTGGTTCGCCCGTCGCAAGGACGTGGTCACGCTGCTCAAGGAATTCATCACCAAGACCGAGAGCGAACTGACCGACACCGACGCGCTCAACAAATCTCAGGAGCTTACCGAAGCCCTCGAAGCGCTCGGAGCCGACTGCTGCTCGTTCGGACACTTCACGCTGACTGTCACCACGTGGGACGAAGACGAGCGAGCGGCCGAGAGAAACGCTCAGGCGATTCAACGGGTGTGCGACGGCGTCGGGCTGGTGTCCAAGGTGGAGGATTTCAACGCGGTCCAGGCGTGGCTCGGCAGCCTGCCCGGCCATGCGTACGCGGATGTTCGCCGTCCAATCCTGTCGTCACTGAGTCTCTGCGACCTGATCCCGCTCTCCAGTGTCTGGTCGGGCGAGGCGCGCAACGAACATCTGGACGGCCCGCCGCTGGCCGTGGTGCACACCACCGGCTCGACGCCATTTCGGCTGAACCTGCACCAGGGTGACGTGGGTCATGCGATGGTGGTCGGACCGACAGGCAGCGGTAAGTCCACGCTGTTGTGCTTTCTGGCCGGTCAGTTTTTGCGTTATCCGGGTGCTCAAGTGTTCTTCTTCGACAAGGGAAGAAGCTGTCAGCCCATGACGCTGGCGATGGGCGGCCAATTCTATGACCTGTCCGCCGACGCCCCCACGATCAGCTTCCAACCGTTGGGGACCCTCGACGCCGATGGCGAACTGACCTGGGCCCACGGCTGGCTCATCGACGTGCTGACCGTCGAGGGCATGACGATGACGCCGGCACTCAAGGAGCAGCTCTGGTCGGCGCTGTCCAACATGGCCACGGCGATGACGGTCCCTCACCGCACGCTGACCACGCTGACGGCCCAGGTGCAAAGCGACGCCCTCCGCCAGGCGTTACGCAGTTACACACTCGAAGGCCCCTACGGCAACCTCCTCGACGCCGATCACGACTCTCTTAGCGACAGCACGTGGCAGTCGTTTGAGATGGAAGGCTTGATGCACAGTCCGGCCCTCGTGCCGGTGCTTACCAACATCTTTCACCGGCTCGAACGGCGTTTTGGAGCCATGTACCAGAGTACTCAAACGGGACAGGAAGCGCCTCGACCGACCTTGCTCATCCTCGACGAGGCATGGCTCTTCCTGGGCAACTCGACCTTCGCCGCCAAAATCCGCGAGTGGCTCAAGACACTGCGAAAGAAGAACGTCGCCGTCCTCTTCGCTACCCAGAGCCTTGCGGACATCGCCGGCTCGCCCATCGCCGCGGCCATCATGGAGAGCTGCCCCACGCGGATATTCCTCCCAAACGCCAGCGCCATGGAACCCAGCACGCGGGACCTCTACCGCTCCTTTGGGCTCAACGACCGCCAGATCGCCATTCTGGGAAGCGCGATACCCAAGCGTGATTACTACTACCAGAGCCCGGTGGGTAACCGGTTGTTCCAACTCGGGTTGGGCAAAGTAGCTCTGGCCTTCTGCGGGGGCGGCGCGCCCGGCGTACTGGCCGCCGTTCCCCGCCTGATTGAACAACACGGAGCGGAGGGTTTCGCCTCGGCCTACCTTGACGAGTTCGGCACCAAGCAACCCGCCGTCGGAGAACAAAGCAATGGCTGATCCTGCCGTTCGGAACTCATCGCGATCAGCAAGACGGCGCAAGGTGCTTGTTTTCCTTGTCGTCGGCTCGTTGGTCACCGCTACTCCGACCATGGTTGTCGGCTTCGGCGACATCATCTTCGACCCCGCCAACTTCGCCAAGAACGTGCAGCAAGTTGTGGCCTTGCTGCGACAGATCGAGCAGGCCAGCGAGCAAATCCGCCAGCACCGGTTGATGCTCGCCCATCTGCGAGCCAGCGTCGCCGAGGCCTTGACCCTCGCCGGGCAGACGTTTCACGATCATTTGAGCGAAGGCGCCGGCGGATCGATTGAACCGCGATACCCCATCGGTTTTCCGACCACCACGCCCGCCTGGCTCGATGTGAAACGTCCCGAATGGAACGCCTTGCAGCGACAACAACTACTTCACGAACGTGACGTGGTGCAGCACGTGCACGATCAGATGCAACCGACGCAGAATCGCGTTGCGGTGATCGTCGAGGCCTCCAACGGCATCGGCGCCCCGAGCGGCAAACCGCCCGGCCAGGTTGCCGTTGCCCAGGCCCACGAAGAACTGCTCGCTTTGTATTCCGGCGAGGTCGACAAGCTTCTCGCCATCCGCTCGCTTCGGGCCATGCGGCATGCGGACCGCCTCGCACAACGGCAATCAGAGGCCGCGTACCAACAGGCCAGACGTCGTGACTTGATGATCGACTGGATCGCCGACAGCGCCGAGCAGCCCAAGCCGGTGCGGAGCCCGTTTTGACGAGGGATCGTACAATGAACAGACATCGTTCTGCTTATCGACTACGTAAAATCGCGCTCCTGGCGACGGCCCTGGTCGCAGTGCTTGCGGCCCGCACGAGCAAGGCCGCGGATATCGTGTTCGACCCTACCAACTTCGGGGCCAACGTCGACCAGGTGCTGCACACCCTCGAAATCCTCACCCGGTTGGATCAGCAGATTCGCAATCAGTACCAAATGCTGAAAAACTGGCGGTTCTCGCGGCTCGAAGAACTTCTGGCATCCATGAGTGCCATCCGCGAGAACGTCGCCGCCGCTGTAGTCGATCTCGCCGGCCAGTATCCCATCGACGCGCCAGCCTACGCCGGGCTCGACGCCGAGGCCGTGGAAGCGCTCAGGCAACGTTGGCTGGAGTCGCAGCGGGCGGGAGTCCTTCAGACCCAGGCCCTTCACGCCCGCACCGTCTCGGAGATGCCCGGCACGCAGGCGCGTGTCAGCAAATACGTCGAGCGTTCCAACGCGGCGCCCGGTCAGACCGCCGTGCTCCAGGCCAGCAACGAGACCCTGGCGACGTTGACCGCTCAAATGCAGAACCTCCAAGCACTCGAAATCGCCCAGACGCGCACCGAGCTGGAAGCAGACGCGCATCGGCAGGCTCAGGCCGCGTTCCATCGCCAGCGCCGCGATGCCTTGATGCGTGACTGGCCGACCGGCCCGAGCGCACAACGTTCCAGTCTGACCGTGGGCACCTTGTTCAACCGTTCCGGGTCGAGGTAACGAGGACAACTTCAACCATGACCGCCATCAACGAAACGCTTCAACAGTATCTCGACGCCATCGACTCCGGCTTTGGGTTGATCGGCGACGACGTCTCCTGGCTGTTCAACACACTGTTGATTCTCAACATCGTGATCGCGGGCTTGTTCTGGGCGTTCAGCGATGATCAGGTCCTCGTCCCCATCATCCGCAAGGCGCTCTACGTCGGCATCTTCGCCTGGATTATCCAGAACTGGTCGCAGCTTGCCGACGCCTTTGCCCACACCTTCATACTCTTGGGAGCCAAAGCCGGTGGGGGCCGTGTACACGCCGACATTCTGCTCAACCCGGGTGCCATCGCCGACCGCGGCCTCGTAACCGCCACGCCGATGATGCAAGCCGTCAGCGACCTTTCCGGGCCGGTGGGTTTTTTTGAGAACTTTCCCGAGATCCTTCTTCTTACACTGGCCGCCCTGGTGGTTATTGTGGCGTTCTTCTTCATTGCCGTTCAAATGGTCATGGCCATCCTCACGTTCAAGCTCGGCACCTTGGTAGCCTTCGTACTTCTCCCTTTCAGCTTGATGACGCACACGACCTTCATCGCCGAACGGCCGCTCGGCTGGGTGGTCACCGCCGGGGTACGCTTCATGTTGCTCACCCTGGTCGTCGGCCTGGGCGAATCACTTTTCGGCCGACTGCAAATCGATCCCCAACAGGTCACCGTCCGCGTGGCGCTGGATATTGCCTTGGGAACCATTGTCCTGTTGGCCCTCGCTCTCACCGCCTCGCGGCTGGCGACCGATCTGGCCACGGGTACACCGCGGCTGGGAGCGCTGGACGCCGGCGTCGCCTTAAGCGGGACGGTGCTCGCCGGCGCCCTCGCCGCCAGACAGAGTTTCAATGTCGTGCGACACGCCGCTAGCGCCGCCAAGCTCGGCGCAGTGAAAGCCGCGTCGGCCATGCGATCACGCACCGAAGAAAAACCAACGGCGCAATCCGAGTCGCCGAAAATTGAACTTCCCGCCGTCAAGCCGGACAAGGAGACCCCATGAGCACCTTCAAACGCCAGACCAGCTACGGCGTCCGGCGCGACGAACCCGCGACGCTGTCTCCGTACGACCGGGCCCGCCGCGAATGGGACAACCGCATCGGAACGGCCCGCGTTCAGGCCTTGCACTGGCGCGTCGTGGCCATTCTCTCGCTCGTTGGTGTCATCGCTCTGGCCGCGGGACTGGTGCACGTCAGCGCCAACAAGGAAGTCAAAACCTACGTCATCGAACTCGACGGCCTCAAGCAGCCTGCCCGCATCACATTGCTGGACCAAAAGTACGAGCCTAGATCGGCCCAGGCCGGCTACTTCGTGGGTCAAGTGGTTACGCTCGTACGTACCAGACCACTCGATCCGGTCGTGGTGCGCGAGAACTGGAAGAAGGCCTACGGGTTCCTCGCTGCCGAGGCGATCAGCACCATGAACGCGTACGCGACGGCCGATCCGCCGATCGGCACCGTCGAGGGACGGCCGTTGGCCCGCACCGTGTCCATCAGCAATGTGCTTCAGAAGAGCCGTCGCACCTATCAGGTTCGGTGGCTGGAGACGAGCTACGTCGGCGGCGTCCCCCAACGGCCGCAGAGTTACACCGGCCTGTTTGAGATCGAGGTGATGCCACCGCGAGATGAGGCGGAGGTGTTCCGCAACCCGCTAGGCATCTACGTCGTCGCTTTCAGTTGGAGCAAGGAGTTCACCGACCCGGTGATCGCTGACGCCGGCCCCATCGCGCCACTGCCCGGCATCGAACATACGGAGATTGACGATGAATCGAACGACTAAGTTACTTGCCATCACAACCGTGCTTTGCGCGACGGCAGGCTGCGTGCTTTTTTCACCGCGGTCGCCATACGACAACGTGACCCCGTACCGAAGCCCCTATGCCATGGAACTTGAGAACGCCAACAGGCCGCGTCCGGCCGCTTTGCCTGCGGCCGCGCCCGTTCTCACCGATCAAACGTCAGGCGAAAAGCCGGAGATTCCCCTGCGCCGTCCGCTTCCCACGCCGGCGCCCTCGACCTCAGATCCCCAAGTCACGGCGCCTCCGGCGTCGGAGATCATCGAGGGCGCTCGCAACAGTGCCACGCAGCACCCATCCGAAAAGCACTTCATCAACGCTGTACAGGTGTACGACTTCGTTCCGGGCGCCGTCTACGAAGTCATCACCGCCCCCGGATTCGTCACCATGCTCTATCTTCGACCAGGCGAAGAGTTGAAACACCTCGCCGCAGGAGACACCAGCCGCTGGTTGATCGACACCGTCGCCGCCGGCGATGCCGATTCCCGCGTCAACGGACTGTCATCAGACGATCACGTATCCGTCGCCGGACGCGTATCGGTGTTGATCAAGCCCCGATTCCCGCTCCTGCAAACCAATCTGGTCATCGCCACAAACGAGCGAATCTATCTCATCGATCTGAGAAGCCAGGAACAAACGTACCACTCGGCGGTCGAGTGGACGTATCCCAGCTCTCCGACGGTCATTCACGCTGAAAGCGTGTCACGCGAACGGCAACCCACGGCCCGCAAGAACGGGGTACGCAACTACCTCTATTCTTTGAAAGCGCCGCGCGGCGGGCTTCCCCCGTGGGCTCCGCAGGCTGTCTACGACGATGGGCACCGTGTCTACGTGGAGTTCGACCCGTCCATCGACGATCACGAGCGGCCGCCCCTCTATCTACTCGACCCTGACGGAATGGCACGGATGGTCAACTACCGAACGGAATCGAACTACTACGTCGTCGATCGGCTCTTCGATCGTGCCGCTCTGCGCATCGGCAGCCAACGCGTGGTCATCGAGCGGGTTCGACCTCGACCCAACGCCTACAAGCAATATCCGCGAATCAACTACACGAGGAAGTAATCATTCATGGAAGAGCACTCAGACCCGACTCCAAAGCGCCCCGCTGATCAGGTTCTCCGGGCCTATTCGCCACGCCCCGGCGTGCGACGGCTGAACCGGACGGCCCTGGCCCTCATCTTCCTCGGCGTCGGCCTGCTCTTTGGCGGTCGGATGATCCTGGGCCTGTTCAGCCGCTACGCAGAGCAAATAAGGCAAGAGGAGCGCGAACGCGCCCGCCTGCGACTCCCGGACGACGCGCTCGAAAGAGGCGTCGTTGGCAAACTGCCCACTGACTACACTTTCACGATCGCGCCGCCCGCGCCGCCACCCGAACCCGAGCCTCCGAAGGAAGAGAAGGCGCCGGAGCCGCCTCCCATCGATCCTGAGCTACTCAAGCAGCTTGAAGCCCTTCGTCGCGAGCAGGAGGCGGCCCTCAATTCGCCGATTCAGTTTCCGAGCGTGAATCCCATGCGTCCCGATGCGGCATCGGGCAGCGGCTCGAATAGTAATCGAGACTTCGCCGACGTTCCCGCAGCACCCAACTGGGAGCATCAACGCGAGCTTCCGTACGACGCCCGCCAGCGAGAGTTTTTCGGCGATGCCACCCACGTCCAGCCGTATGTCCGATCACCCTTTCTACCACCCCGTTCGCCGTATGAAATCAAGGCCGGAACAATCATCCCCGCCGCCCTCGTCACGCCAATCAACAGCGACTTGCCCGGCGATGTCATCGGCCAGGTGACCGTCAACCTCTACGACACGGTGACCGGCAGGTATCTGCTCATCCCACAGGGCTCTCGACTCATCGGCCGCTACAACAGCGAGGTCCTCAATGGCCACGACCGCGCGCTCATCGCGTGGCAACGGCTCATCCTACCGAACGGATACTCCATCGTGTTGGAAGCCATGCCCGGAACCGACGCTGCCGGTGTCGCCGGCATGGCCGACCGCGTGGATTGGCACGCCGAGCAGCTGGTCGGCGCCACCATGCTCTCCACGCTCATCGCACTCGGCGGAAATCTTGCCGCCGGTGTCGATCGCAACAGCCGCGAACTCTCGGTTGTCGCCGAGACCGTTGCTCAGGACGCCTCGCGCGTCGGACAACGCGTGGTCGATCGCAAGCTCGATCGCCAGCCCACGATCATCGTCCGCGCGGGCACGCCATTCAACGTGCTCGTCAACAAAGATATCGAGCTCGCCCCGTACGAACCCGTAATCACTCGACGCTAGAGCGTGTTGATATGGTAGGAGGACAATAATGAAAACGAACATCGCTCTGCCGCCGTTTCACATCACCGAGGTCACACGCTTTACGGTCGAGGCCGACCACGAGCTGACCCAGAACCTGCGCCGCTACCAGGCGTTCTACAAGGAAGCCTACGGCGCCACCGTCACCGAAGCTAAACTGCTCCGGGAGATGGCTCGCCGCTTCATGGCCAATGACCCGGATTTCCAGGGGACAGGGCAGAAGCGACGGCGAACGAGACGCAAACCGGCCGTAGTGCCGTCCCAAGAACCGAGCAACAACGGAAAGCTGGACCTTCGTGGACCGGCGAAATGAGAGATGGCGAATCACCGCGTCACGAACGTGCTACGCGCTGCCACCGCTGTGTCCTGTGCCAACCACAAAGTCGACTTGGAAGACGTTGAAGCCCGTGCCCAAACGAACCGCGAAGAGCTTCTACTGCGCCTGCCGTTACTGCACCGCCAAGTGGTTTTGCGACCGGCGACCGCAGTGCTGTCCGCGTTGTGGAAGCACCGAGTTTTTGACGACCCGTGCGAGCAGGCCGTGGCAACGCCGGTTTCCAGCGAAGCCGAAGTTGAGTTAGTCGAGAGCCGAGTCGGAGGTACCAGAACATGAGCCAAGGGAAGCCACCCATCAAGGAGTTTCGAGCGGGGACGATCGTCGCCACGATTTGGACCGACGCTGCGCCGCCATCCGGCCGGCAATCTGCGTCGTACAGCATCCGAATCCAAAAGCGCTACCGCGACGATCGGGACGGACAGTGGAAGACCACGAGCTATCTTCGTCCGGACGAGCTGCCCAAGCTCGCCGTCGTCGTCTCCCGCGCCTATGAGTTCTTGATCCTCCGGGAATCGGAAGAGGCTGGGACGTGAACGGCGAACGACCACTCGGCCAAGCCACGCGACCGGAGCTCTGCCCGTGAACGACCGATCAACGGAGTCGGCCTCGATCAGACACCGGGCAGGCGGAACATCGCGTGTTGCGGATTCAAACGCGACGGATCTGGACGCCACCCGCGTCGAACTCGCCGACCTGATGGATCCTTGCTCCTCTGCAGAACTCGCCGCCGTCCTCGGCAAGTCGCCCAAGACCATCGTGGACTGGTGCCAGGAGCGAGACTACACTTTGATCCCGTGCTTCAGGCTCGGCAACCGGTGGTACCACCGGAAGGCCGAGTTGATGCGCTGGTTGAACGGGATCAAGAGTGGTCAGGTCGAGTTTCGCCGTAAGCCTCGCAACTCCGCGGAAAGGAGATGAGGCATGGCGAGAAAGGAGAAGAAACCACCAAGCAAAAGGCTCAAAACCGAGCGAGTGGGCAGCGTATCGCTGGTCCTCACGACACGGAGCCCGTACTGGTGGATGTACTGGACGGAGCGGACATTTAAGGACGAAGCCCATCCGAACGCGAACTCGTCCCGAGTCGAAAGGTGGGCGAGCACGCGCGAGACGGATGTTGCCCTTGCAAGGATCGTCGCCGCGAAGAAGAACGAACAGCTCTTTACGCGGAAGCGGTTCCCGGAACTCGCCAGCGAGGCCGAAGTCCGGTTTCCGTTGAAGCCGTTGATCGATGACTTCGTGGCTTACCTGGGCGAACTCGGGCGAACGCACGATCACCGCAAGAACATCCAAGGTCGTCTCGGGTTGCTGGCAACCTGGATGGCGCGCAAGGGACTGCTGAACGTGCAGGATATC
Above is a genomic segment from Phycisphaerae bacterium containing:
- the trbB gene encoding P-type conjugative transfer ATPase TrbB: MPVEAQSASQVRRHASLIHAHGPIIDRLLQDPKVTDIMLNADGTLWCEAHGRGRSRVGELSVGSAESFIRLVASHMGTEATREHPTVSGVLPGTNARFQGMLPPISQGPVFAIRKPARFVLSFDDFVHDEILSQRAAQALRDAIERRENLLIAGATGSGKTTFANACLAEPSFCRDRVVLIEDTRELQCPAPDRVELVASTAPAGTSMEELLRATLRLFPGRIVIGEVRGSEALTMIKAWGTGHPGGLCTIHANGPHHVLERLEELIGEVAVTVPRRTIARAIGLIVFIQRDEHHPAGRRVTGVTRPSLGTNGEYEFEDLGM
- a CDS encoding TrbC/VirB2 family protein; this translates as MHRRVSASRRLNAIFTAAITLLFVTAPAHANTSGGGSGLPWESALQKLVVSFTGPVMQGVLVLAIVALGFAVMWSEGPVLRRAFGLLLGGAIAAAAVSIALTLFGVSGATF
- a CDS encoding VirB3 family type IV secretion system protein translates to MTADKHIEGYELPLYLAATQPPLFFGLPRELGILALVITLVIILGLRMWWLGIVSGLALYSLCAALTRRDAYWLPVFQAHLKQPTFLDW
- a CDS encoding conjugal transfer protein TrbE (type IV secretion system VirB4 family) translates to MLNLREYRRHPQRLSDHLPWAALINSGVMLNKDGSLQTTIRFRGPDVDSVTPHERMALRARMNNALRRLGSGWCVHIEAARRRAQDAEPGSFPHPIAQRIEDERQSTLAASPGFESTHFLTFTYLPPEDRVRRATDALITSPGDRQEQGDSFYRRQAEFFERQVTQILNILTTFMPEVHRLDDNETLSYLHDCVSERRVSVRSPETPSYLDEFLTDSALTGGLSPSLGRHFLKTVSIRAFVDKTIPCLLDGLNHLPIEYRWCARYLPMNKDAAERELKRLRRHWFARRKDVVTLLKEFITKTESELTDTDALNKSQELTEALEALGADCCSFGHFTLTVTTWDEDERAAERNAQAIQRVCDGVGLVSKVEDFNAVQAWLGSLPGHAYADVRRPILSSLSLCDLIPLSSVWSGEARNEHLDGPPLAVVHTTGSTPFRLNLHQGDVGHAMVVGPTGSGKSTLLCFLAGQFLRYPGAQVFFFDKGRSCQPMTLAMGGQFYDLSADAPTISFQPLGTLDADGELTWAHGWLIDVLTVEGMTMTPALKEQLWSALSNMATAMTVPHRTLTTLTAQVQSDALRQALRSYTLEGPYGNLLDADHDSLSDSTWQSFEMEGLMHSPALVPVLTNIFHRLERRFGAMYQSTQTGQEAPRPTLLILDEAWLFLGNSTFAAKIREWLKTLRKKNVAVLFATQSLADIAGSPIAAAIMESCPTRIFLPNASAMEPSTRDLYRSFGLNDRQIAILGSAIPKRDYYYQSPVGNRLFQLGLGKVALAFCGGGAPGVLAAVPRLIEQHGAEGFASAYLDEFGTKQPAVGEQSNG
- the trbL gene encoding P-type conjugative transfer protein TrbL, translated to MTAINETLQQYLDAIDSGFGLIGDDVSWLFNTLLILNIVIAGLFWAFSDDQVLVPIIRKALYVGIFAWIIQNWSQLADAFAHTFILLGAKAGGGRVHADILLNPGAIADRGLVTATPMMQAVSDLSGPVGFFENFPEILLLTLAALVVIVAFFFIAVQMVMAILTFKLGTLVAFVLLPFSLMTHTTFIAERPLGWVVTAGVRFMLLTLVVGLGESLFGRLQIDPQQVTVRVALDIALGTIVLLALALTASRLATDLATGTPRLGALDAGVALSGTVLAGALAARQSFNVVRHAASAAKLGAVKAASAMRSRTEEKPTAQSESPKIELPAVKPDKETP
- a CDS encoding conjugal transfer protein TrbF; protein product: MSTFKRQTSYGVRRDEPATLSPYDRARREWDNRIGTARVQALHWRVVAILSLVGVIALAAGLVHVSANKEVKTYVIELDGLKQPARITLLDQKYEPRSAQAGYFVGQVVTLVRTRPLDPVVVRENWKKAYGFLAAEAISTMNAYATADPPIGTVEGRPLARTVSISNVLQKSRRTYQVRWLETSYVGGVPQRPQSYTGLFEIEVMPPRDEAEVFRNPLGIYVVAFSWSKEFTDPVIADAGPIAPLPGIEHTEIDDESND
- a CDS encoding TrbG/VirB9 family P-type conjugative transfer protein — encoded protein: MNRTTKLLAITTVLCATAGCVLFSPRSPYDNVTPYRSPYAMELENANRPRPAALPAAAPVLTDQTSGEKPEIPLRRPLPTPAPSTSDPQVTAPPASEIIEGARNSATQHPSEKHFINAVQVYDFVPGAVYEVITAPGFVTMLYLRPGEELKHLAAGDTSRWLIDTVAAGDADSRVNGLSSDDHVSVAGRVSVLIKPRFPLLQTNLVIATNERIYLIDLRSQEQTYHSAVEWTYPSSPTVIHAESVSRERQPTARKNGVRNYLYSLKAPRGGLPPWAPQAVYDDGHRVYVEFDPSIDDHERPPLYLLDPDGMARMVNYRTESNYYVVDRLFDRAALRIGSQRVVIERVRPRPNAYKQYPRINYTRK
- a CDS encoding DUF2274 domain-containing protein, producing the protein MKTNIALPPFHITEVTRFTVEADHELTQNLRRYQAFYKEAYGATVTEAKLLREMARRFMANDPDFQGTGQKRRRTRRKPAVVPSQEPSNNGKLDLRGPAK
- a CDS encoding helix-turn-helix domain-containing protein, which codes for MNDRSTESASIRHRAGGTSRVADSNATDLDATRVELADLMDPCSSAELAAVLGKSPKTIVDWCQERDYTLIPCFRLGNRWYHRKAELMRWLNGIKSGQVEFRRKPRNSAERR